A window of Cytobacillus sp. FSL H8-0458 genomic DNA:
CTGTATGCTCCCATTTACCCCATTCACCTTTGTCAGCTTCTCCTTCGGGACAATCTGCGGCAAAATCGCCCCGACTGCAGGAGTCTGGATTCCTGTTCCAAGGGCACGAATTGCCGCCATGACAAACAGCAGCCAGATGGATTCATATCCCATTAAAAACAGGATAGCAAGAATCAGTGTTGAAAAGGCAATAAGACCATCTGCTAAAATAATCAGCATTTTCCGATTGTACCGGTCTGCCCAGACACCCGCGACCGGCGATAAAAAGAAGGTCGGAATGAACCCGCAAATAATGTAAAGAGTCATCATCAAACCGGACTCTGTCGTTAAGGTAATATGCCACATAATGGCGTATTGAACAAGGGACGATCCAAAAAGCGAGATCGTCTGACTGCTTAAAAAGAGAATAATATTCTTTAGCCAATGCTCCTTCAGATTAGGGTTTACAGTACTCATGAACTAATCACTCATTTCTATTTTTTAATAAAAACAAGCTTTGCCTATACTCAGCTGATCAATCCGCTCTATAAATTCTATTTCTAAAGACAGCAAAAAAGAGGAGAAATTCATCCCCTCTTTAAAAATAACCGTTAAATATAGGTTTCCTTAAATAGACAGACCAATCCCGCTGCTCTGAACATAGGCAGAGCCTTCAAACGTATTCAATTAACGATTGAAAAGCGGGTTTCTTAGTCTAATTGATGCTGTCAAAAGGAAAACCTCCATTTCATTATAATTACATTTATCATACCAGCAGAGACCGGTTTATACAATCATTTTCATACAAAAAAGCGCTAATCCTAAGATCAGCGCATTTCTCTTTATAAAGCTTCACCCTCCGTTTGTTTCTTACCCGGCGCAAACCAGCCAAACAGGGCAATGGCCACCAATACGCCATAGAAGACAAGTGTCCAGCCTGTACTATGAGGAAAATGATGATCAAGGACACCGATATCCTCATGGGCAAGTGTGATAACGGCTAGCTTGACACCAACCCAGGCGACAATCGCGTAAGCAGTTGTTTCCAATGCAGGCCGTTTAGCAAGCAGTTTCACAAACCAGGTTGCTGCGAACTTAATCAGGATCAGTCCGGCAATCCCGCCAAGCACCACTACGATAAACTGGCCGCCATCCATGCCGCCGAAATCGTCAAGCGGTGAATCCGGCAAACCAAGTGCCAATGCAACAGCAGCAAGAATCGAATCGATGGCAAAGGCAAGATCGGCTAATGCAATCTTCCCTACTGTAGGCCAAAACCCTTTCCCGGCCGCTTCTTCCTTCACATCCTCGCGGATATTTTCATTTTCTTTCCCGAACTTGGCCTTAATCACATGTTTTAAGCCAAGGTACAATAGATACGCCGCTCCGATCGCCTGAATTTGCCAGACGTTTGCAATAAATGATATGGCAAATAATGCACCAAACCGGAAAACGAAAGCCATAATTATTCCGTAATTTATCGCCCTTTTCTTCTGATCTTCTGGTAAATGCTTCGCTATGACAGCTAAGACAAGAGCATTGTCAGCCGACAGCAATCCTTCCAGTCCAATTAATATCAATAATGCCCAAGCATACTCGAGCCAAATAGACTCCATACGTGATACTCCTTTCAGGAACAAACATGTTCTCCATTGATTCGATAACTATAGATTCCCCAAAAATGCTAAAGGAAACCTTAAAAATATATAATAAAATGGCATCCTATATTCAGGACGCCAGAAGAAAAAACTAATTATTCAAATCAAAAAGCCCCGGCGCATGCTCATTTGGCATGTCAGGCATTACAGGAACAGGATAGCCTTTCGGCGGTTCTACCACAACAAGTTCTCCGTCATTTCTGCTTGGAGTTTTACCCTGGAAGGCTTCACCAATCCGGGTATCATCCAGCCTGAAATTAAACTGTGCATTATGGAAGCCCATCTCCACATATTTACGGCACTCAGGGTATTTATTGCTCCCCCTCTGAAATTCGCAATCTGGAATGAGAACTGCATCATCGTCAGATTTCGGCAAACTTTTCGCCCAATGCCTCCTGCAGCACTCTCACCGCATGCGGATCCAGGTACAATCATATTGATTAAATCTTCTTTATATAAAAGTACATAGATCATCAATATCCTTTAACTAAGCATTCTAAACTGCAATGCCTGACCGGCGGTCTATTATTCATCCCGGATTGATGTTCCAGAACACATTTTTTTGGACAAGCAAGACCTTGCATTAATGTCCCTAAGAAAGACAATGTGACAGTAAGCCAGCCCACATTCGCAGAGCACTTTCCTTTTAACAAGTATTAACTTGTCGGATTCATAGTCGCCATGACCACATAATCTTGCCCGATCTAATCCCTTCATCGTTCTAAATAAACGGGCGGCTGCACTCTTCTGCAAAAAAAGATACCGTCATAATGCTTCTGAGGATAAATGGAAATCGGCAGCTGCCCCATCATCCCTGCTTCAAGGAGCTGCCATCTCCGCTTCATCCAATTTCGTTCCGGAAGCCCCTTGTCACACAAGGGCACAAAGCTGTCATGTCCGCAAGCCTCCATAAACAAACTTTCAAGGTGCTTACTTTTAGAGGCATTAATAGAAAAGTGAACTCTTAGCAGAGAAGCAAACTCACCCGCTCCTGCATAAAATCCTACTGAATAAACTTGATCATTATATTTGCTATCGGATAGGAGCTGTCCGACAGTCGTAATTCCCAAAAGTCCTGAAGTCAGTGTTTTGCTTTTTCTAATATGAAAATTATGAGCCCAGACAATGACCTTCTCTCTCTTGAAAAACTCATCCAGCAGCCACTGCAGATTCCCGAACATATACGTTCCTCTCATGGTTCCGGAGACAATCCAGCTTTTTGTATTGATTTCCAGCCACTTCAGACGATTTTTCAGCCCCTGTTCAATAACCTTCATGATCTCTTCTCTTTCCAGATCAGCTTCACTCACCCTGCCCGCAAAAAGCTCCAGGCATGATTGATATAAAGCCATGCACATTCGCACCTTTTCTTTGATCACTTTTGGTATTTTGGCTTGTCCTCTAATCTCCTCATCTATTTCAAAGAATACGGTTTCTGCCCGATTGATTGAAGAAACAATTTCTTCTTCAGTGTGGAGCCAGAGCCAGTCCAGCATCCTATGGGATACCTGCTGATATGAGGGCTGAATATCCATTCCTGAAATATGAAGGCCTTCTGCCCAGGACTCCTGAAATAAAGGAAGCATCTCTTCGTTATGAAAAATATCAAGAAGACTGTGCTGAATTTGTTCTTTAGCAGGCAGGCCTTTCAGAAGTCTTCTGCTTAATACCGCTTCAAGCAAGCCGCTCTCCAATACAACAGCATTAAATCCATGGACCTTATGCAAATACTTAATCATATTCACTTTGGTTCTATAAAAATCTCCGATTCCATGGCTGCTCTCTCCCAGCAGAACAATCCTTTTCCCCTCAACATATGGATCCATACAGGAGAAACCATGTGGATCCGTTATTTCACAGCTTTTGCCGGCTATTTGATCTATCCAAAGTGATTTTGTTTTTCGTGTAATGAAATTCATAAAGAAGCCTCCAACTTTCCTCTTGGGTCCCAAAACTATATTTATTAGTACGATTTGGAAATAAATCGGTTTCATCTATTCATATATTTGGCAAAAGGATCCTTCGAAAAGGTAAAATAAACTGAATCCATTCGGAGAAGAAACGGGGAGACTTTATGAATGCCTATGTACTTTTAGCGTTAGCCATTATAAGTGAAGTGTTTGGCAGCTCCTTGCTTAAAGCAGCAGACGGATTTAAAAAGCTCCTGCCATCCCTTGGAGTAATCATTGGATACAGTGTCGCTTTTTACACCCTTTCTTTATCGTTAAAAACGCTGCCTCTCGGCGTAGCCTATGCGATCTGGGCAGGCCTCGGGACTGTGCTGACAGCCTTAGTGGGGATCTTTATCTACAAAGAGAATGTAAGTGGCAAAAAGCTTCTGGGATTGGCTTTTATAGTTTGCGGAGTCATTTTATTGAATAGTGGCGGGGGCCATTAATATGAAGGGATATTTTTATTTAACAATCTCAATCGCTGGAGAGATTTTTGCCACTACCATGCTCAAATTGTCAGATGGATTAACCGTGCTGCTTCCAACTGCAGGAGTTGCCTTTGGCTATGCACTCTCATTTTATTGCTTATCATTATGTCTTAAAACCGTTCCATTAAGTCTGGCCTATGCCATTTGGTCGGGAGCAGGAACAGCGTTAACAGCGTTGATAGGTGCCATACTGTGGGGAGAGGCATTCAGCAGCCTCAAGATACTGGGAATCATACTGATTATCGGCGGAATACTCGCATTGAATTCTTCCAGCAGTGAAGAAACGGCAAAAGAGCCTTCACGTTAGGGCTCTTTTCTGTTCCATGACTTATCTTCATTTATTGCATTCCTCTCATTAAATATCCTTCAAGGCCCTCAATGTCTTATCCCGAATCTGAACACGATTAACATAATCCTTTGCAACAAGTTCTGTATACAGCAAGTCAAAGAGCAGGAAGAGCGGAAGCGTTGGAGAAATATTCTGGCCCATATGCATACTGCTTTTACTCATAACCAGAAGGGATAGATCTGCCAGCCGGGAGAGTTCGGATGTTTTCTCACTTGTGATGGCAAGGACTGACGCACCTTGCTTCTTAGCAATTTTAACAGCGTCGATTATTTCTTTTGTTTTCCCTGAAACAGAAATGCCAATGACAAGGTTTCTGTCTGAGCTTAATGCTGCATCCATCACAGCTTGATGAGGGTCTGTAATCGACTCAACCTGGATTCCAATCCGGAAAAACTTCCATTTAAACTCCTGTGCTGCAATCCCTGAGTTGCCGATGCCATATACATGCACTTTCTCTGCTTCCGTTAAAAGGGAAACAGCTTGCTGAATATCAAAATAAGTCATTTTTCGAAAAGTCGTTTCGATGATCTCCAAATGATTTTGATAAAGATTGGAAAAATAATCAATCTCCTTAATATCACTGGACACAGTCGGTTTGTTCGTTAAATCGATATATCTTTTTAATTCATACTTAAATTCATTAAAACCTGTAAAAGAGATTTTCTGACAAAAACGGGTGATTGTAGCTGGGGAAATATGAATTTTTTTAGCGATTTGATTAATCGACATTTGGCTGATTTCATCAGGATTTTCAATTATATACTTTGCTAATTCCGACTCTGATATTGTGAATTTTTCCATCGTGCAGGCTATGCCATGCAGAAGATTCTCACCGAGATATTCCATATTCTATCTCCTTTTTAAATAATCCATAGGCCCATTATACAAGATGTTGACCTTATTTTTATTCAAAGGGCAGAAAACTATGAAATATCTATAACTTTTTTCACTAAAGCAAAAAGCTGAAAACAGCACAGTCAGAAGACTAAGCTATTTTCAGCTGATTTTTATTTTTTAATAGCATCTACAAATCTTTTCGTGATGATCTGAGGTCTGGTTATCGCACCGCCAACCACAACCGAGTGAACATGAAAGTCCAGTACTGAACGGGCAATATCCGGAGTTGAAACATTTCCTTCAGCTATAACCTTAGCATGCTTCACTTCTTTGACGATTTGTTTAATAACGGTGTAGTCATGATCATCGATTTTCAAACCGTTTGTCTCTTCTGTATATCCGTATAATGTCGGTGCGACAATATCGAATCCGAGCTCATCGGCAAATATGGCTTCTTCTACTGAAGAGACATCGCCCATCAGCAGTATATCTGGATACTTTGATCTTACATCCTGATAAAACGATTTCAGATCCCTTCCATCCGGACGAATCCGGTTGGTTGCATCTGTTGCAATAATTTCGGCACCTGTCTCAGCTAAGGCATCGATCTCTTTCATCGTAGGTGTAATAAAGACAGAATGGTCTTTGTATACCTGTTTAATGATGCCAATTACAGGAAGATCCACTTGTTTTTTTATTTCCTTAATATCAGGGACAGAGTTGGCACGAATGCCAGCTGCTCCTCCCTCTTTTGCAGCCAATGCCATACGTCCCATAATGAACGAGCTATGAAGAGGTTCTCCTTCTAAAGCCTGGCAGGAAACAATTAGCCCGTTTTTGATCTGTTTCAGCACTTGATGCATTTAAAAACACGTCCTTATTATTTATTACTGACCTAGATACTCTTCTATTTCGTTTTTAACAATGGTGACTTGTGGTCCATAAATAATTTGAACACCCGTTCCTTTTTGCACAATTCCTTTTGATCCAGTCTGTTTAATGATATCCTCTTTTACCATGGAATCATCTTTAACAGTTACCCGGAGACGAGTCGCACAGCAATCAACAATATCAATATTATTTATTCCGCCCAATCCTTCTACAATTGTTTTGGCACGGTCTGTAGCTGAAACTTGCTCTGCTGCCTGTTCTTCGTCTTCACGTCCAAGAACTTTGAAGTTCTTTTTTCTGATTAAGAATTTAAAGGTAAAGTAGTATAGGAAGAACCACGGAATCCCTACCATTAATACATATGGCCAATTTGTTTTATCGGCACCTTGAAGAATTCCAAATAAAATGAAATCAATAAATCCGCCTGAGAAGGTTTGACCAACAGTAATATTGAAAATGTCTGCCATCATAAAAGCAAAACCATCAAAAATAGCATGCACTAAATAAAGAAGAGGCGCCACAAATAAGAAGCTGAATTCAAGCGGTTCTGTGATACCAGTCAGGAATGATGTCAACGCTGCCGAAAGCAAAATACCTGCTACCACTTTTCTGTTTTTCTTTTTAGAGCAATGGTAGATGGCCAATGCAGCTCCCGGCAGGCCAAACATCATTGTAATAAAACGGCCTGACATAAATCTGGATACCCCTTCGTAATATTGTTCAGTCGATGGGTCACCCAATTGCGCAAAAAAGATATTTTGTGTACCGCTGACTAATTTTCCGCCAATCTCGAGTGTCCCGCCAAGAGCGGTTTGCCAGAAAGGAAGGTAGAAAATATGGTGCAGGCCAAGCGGTCCAAGCATACGCAAAATAAATCCATAGAACAGGGTTCCAATTTCCCCGGTGCCTGTAACCACTGATCCCAGCCCATTGATTAATGCCTGGAAATAAGGCCATATCAAAAATAGAATCGCTCCTACAAAAATTGAAGCAAATGAAACGACTATAGGAATAAAGCGGGATCCCCCAAAAAATCCTAACACTTGAGGCAGCTGAATTTTATTGTATTTGTTATGAAGTGCAGCTGCTGCAATCCCGACGATAATCCCGCCAAATACACCCGTTTCCAAAGTCTGAATCCCTACTGCCATCCCTTGACCGGCTCCTGCCAGATTATCCTTCGCCAGGTCTCCGGTTAAAGATAGCAGTGCACTGATTGTACTATTCATAACAAAATATCCAATCATGGCTGCTAACCCAGCTGTTGCTTTATCTGAACGGGCTAAACCTATCGCTACCCCGACTGCAAATATAATCGGCAAGTTGGCAAATACGATTGAACCTGCGGAACTCATTATTAAAAAAATGGCCTGTAGCCAACTGATATCTAAAAAAGGATATGCTGAAACTGTATTCGGGTTGGACAGCGCTCCGCCTATTCCTAATAACAAGCCTGCTGCCGGTAAAACCGCAATAGGCAGCATGAATGATTTACCAAATTGCTGTGCTTTTTCAAAAGCTTTTTTCATTGATGTTGACCCCCTTTATCTTGATGAGAAATCTTGTTGCTTTGCCCTCCTGTCCGTATCATATATTCGCAGCTGCCAAAATTCAATGAGGTTGAAATCGGTTTCAATTCTTTTCATCAATTCCCCGGGAACACTGAAAACACGTTCAAATTAGAGTATGTGTCTACTTTTCATTCATTCCTGATAGTAGAATATTTACTGGAATGAAGAACCCGTCGCGGGAAAACGGAATGCTCTTGAAGCATTCGTTATTGAATACTATAGAGATTAGCGAGACTTAGCCAGCTGATCTGCAAAAAGGGAGTTGTTAACCTTGAAAGCTATCTTGCTTAAAGGAATGCAAATATATGCAGAAGACCAAAAGATTGAAGAAGGTTATATTCTATTGCAGGATCACCAGATAATCGGGATTGGGCCATCCACAGATTTGCCAGCATCTATGGGGGTTGAAGTGATGGAAGTTCCATCTTCCTTTCAGGCCATTCCCGGCTTAATTGATATTCATATCCATGGAGTAAATGGTGCTGATGTGATGGATGCCTCAGTGGAGGCATTAGAGACCATGTCTGACGCTCTTCCTAAAGAAGGAACAACCAGTTTCTTAGCCACTACAATGACTCAGAGCCAAGCAGCCATTGAAAAGGCTCTAATAAATGCTGGGAGCTATATACAGAAGTATCAGCCTCCCGGTAAAGCGGAAATCCTTGGCATCCACCTCGAAGGACCATATGTCAATAAGTCCAAAGCTGGCGCTCAGCCTGAGGAGTTCATTGTAAATTCCAGTATTGAGCAATTTAAAAAATGGAATAATCTCGCAAATAAAACGGTGAAAATTGTTACACTGGCTCCTGAACAGCCAGGCGGCATGGAAATGGTGAAATACCTGGATGAACACAGCATTATTGCTTCTATCGGCCATTCCGATGCCACATATGAAGAAGTCTCCCAAGCTATTGAGGCTGGTGCTAAACACGTCACACATCTATTTAATCAAATGCGCGGCCTGCATCATCGGGAACCCGGTGTAGTGGGTGCTGCTTTGCTTCGCGAAGAATTAACAGCAGAATTAATCGCCGACGGTGTTCATGTACGTCCTGAAATGATGAAGCTTGCCTTTCAGCAAAAAGGCGAAAAAGAACTGATTCTTATCACAGACGCCATGCGTGCCAAATGCATGAAAAATGGAATCTATGATCTTGGCGGACAGGCTGTAACGGTTGAAGACGGGAAGGCTGTTTTACAGGATGGGACCCTCGCAGGGAGCATTCTAAAACTCGGAAATGCAATGAAAAATATGATGGCTTTCACGGGCTGTTCACTTGAAGATGCAATCCAAATGGCTTCTGTAAATCCGGCTAAGCAGTTAAATGTCATTGATCGCAAAGGAACCCTTAGCATTGGAAAAGATGCGGATATCGTGATATTGGATGAGCAGCTTGAAGTAGCCATGACATTTTGCCGCGGAGAGCTTGCCTATCATCGAGGAGGAGACAGCAGTGAAAATCTTACAAGCAAAAAATTATGATGAAATGAGTCAAAAAGCAGCGGAATTTTTAATCGAAAGAGTTCGCCGCAGCCCTGATATTAAGCTGGGATTGGCAACAGGCGGTACCCCAGTTGGATTATATGATCGATTGATAGACGATCATCAAAAGAAGCATACATCCTACAGGGACGTAACAACATTTAATCTGGATGAATATTTGGGGCTTTCTGGTACAGACCCGAATAGTTACCGTTATTTTATGGACAAGCATTTATTTAATCATATTGATATTCAAAAGGAGAATACTCATGTTCCTTCTGGCGATAAAATCAATCCCCAGCAGCAATGCAGGGACTACGAATATCTGATAAAGAGACATGGAGGCATTGACCTTCAAGTTCTGGGCATCGGCAGCAACGGCCATATCGGCTTTAATGAACCAGGGACATCCTTTGACTCCGAAACACATATAGTCGAATTAACACCTTCCACACGCAAAGCCAATGCAAGATATTTTAACAGCATGAATGAAGTTCCCTCTCATGCCATTACCATGGGAATTACGAGCATTATGCGCAGCAGGGAAATACTATTGCTTGTCTC
This region includes:
- a CDS encoding erythromycin esterase family protein translates to MNFITRKTKSLWIDQIAGKSCEITDPHGFSCMDPYVEGKRIVLLGESSHGIGDFYRTKVNMIKYLHKVHGFNAVVLESGLLEAVLSRRLLKGLPAKEQIQHSLLDIFHNEEMLPLFQESWAEGLHISGMDIQPSYQQVSHRMLDWLWLHTEEEIVSSINRAETVFFEIDEEIRGQAKIPKVIKEKVRMCMALYQSCLELFAGRVSEADLEREEIMKVIEQGLKNRLKWLEINTKSWIVSGTMRGTYMFGNLQWLLDEFFKREKVIVWAHNFHIRKSKTLTSGLLGITTVGQLLSDSKYNDQVYSVGFYAGAGEFASLLRVHFSINASKSKHLESLFMEACGHDSFVPLCDKGLPERNWMKRRWQLLEAGMMGQLPISIYPQKHYDGIFFCRRVQPPVYLER
- a CDS encoding DMT family transporter — encoded protein: MKGYFYLTISIAGEIFATTMLKLSDGLTVLLPTAGVAFGYALSFYCLSLCLKTVPLSLAYAIWSGAGTALTALIGAILWGEAFSSLKILGIILIIGGILALNSSSSEETAKEPSR
- a CDS encoding N-acetylmannosamine-6-phosphate 2-epimerase, which codes for MHQVLKQIKNGLIVSCQALEGEPLHSSFIMGRMALAAKEGGAAGIRANSVPDIKEIKKQVDLPVIGIIKQVYKDHSVFITPTMKEIDALAETGAEIIATDATNRIRPDGRDLKSFYQDVRSKYPDILLMGDVSSVEEAIFADELGFDIVAPTLYGYTEETNGLKIDDHDYTVIKQIVKEVKHAKVIAEGNVSTPDIARSVLDFHVHSVVVGGAITRPQIITKRFVDAIKK
- a CDS encoding MurR/RpiR family transcriptional regulator, with translation MEYLGENLLHGIACTMEKFTISESELAKYIIENPDEISQMSINQIAKKIHISPATITRFCQKISFTGFNEFKYELKRYIDLTNKPTVSSDIKEIDYFSNLYQNHLEIIETTFRKMTYFDIQQAVSLLTEAEKVHVYGIGNSGIAAQEFKWKFFRIGIQVESITDPHQAVMDAALSSDRNLVIGISVSGKTKEIIDAVKIAKKQGASVLAITSEKTSELSRLADLSLLVMSKSSMHMGQNISPTLPLFLLFDLLYTELVAKDYVNRVQIRDKTLRALKDI
- the nagB gene encoding glucosamine-6-phosphate deaminase is translated as MKILQAKNYDEMSQKAAEFLIERVRRSPDIKLGLATGGTPVGLYDRLIDDHQKKHTSYRDVTTFNLDEYLGLSGTDPNSYRYFMDKHLFNHIDIQKENTHVPSGDKINPQQQCRDYEYLIKRHGGIDLQVLGIGSNGHIGFNEPGTSFDSETHIVELTPSTRKANARYFNSMNEVPSHAITMGITSIMRSREILLLVSGDAKSAALEQLLQGEVNESFPASILKKHPAVTIIADEAALGKILV
- the nagA gene encoding N-acetylglucosamine-6-phosphate deacetylase, with protein sequence MKAILLKGMQIYAEDQKIEEGYILLQDHQIIGIGPSTDLPASMGVEVMEVPSSFQAIPGLIDIHIHGVNGADVMDASVEALETMSDALPKEGTTSFLATTMTQSQAAIEKALINAGSYIQKYQPPGKAEILGIHLEGPYVNKSKAGAQPEEFIVNSSIEQFKKWNNLANKTVKIVTLAPEQPGGMEMVKYLDEHSIIASIGHSDATYEEVSQAIEAGAKHVTHLFNQMRGLHHREPGVVGAALLREELTAELIADGVHVRPEMMKLAFQQKGEKELILITDAMRAKCMKNGIYDLGGQAVTVEDGKAVLQDGTLAGSILKLGNAMKNMMAFTGCSLEDAIQMASVNPAKQLNVIDRKGTLSIGKDADIVILDEQLEVAMTFCRGELAYHRGGDSSENLTSKKL
- a CDS encoding DMT family transporter, yielding MNAYVLLALAIISEVFGSSLLKAADGFKKLLPSLGVIIGYSVAFYTLSLSLKTLPLGVAYAIWAGLGTVLTALVGIFIYKENVSGKKLLGLAFIVCGVILLNSGGGH
- a CDS encoding TerC family protein codes for the protein MESIWLEYAWALLILIGLEGLLSADNALVLAVIAKHLPEDQKKRAINYGIIMAFVFRFGALFAISFIANVWQIQAIGAAYLLYLGLKHVIKAKFGKENENIREDVKEEAAGKGFWPTVGKIALADLAFAIDSILAAVALALGLPDSPLDDFGGMDGGQFIVVVLGGIAGLILIKFAATWFVKLLAKRPALETTAYAIVAWVGVKLAVITLAHEDIGVLDHHFPHSTGWTLVFYGVLVAIALFGWFAPGKKQTEGEAL
- a CDS encoding maltose/glucose-specific PTS transporter subunit IIC is translated as MKKAFEKAQQFGKSFMLPIAVLPAAGLLLGIGGALSNPNTVSAYPFLDISWLQAIFLIMSSAGSIVFANLPIIFAVGVAIGLARSDKATAGLAAMIGYFVMNSTISALLSLTGDLAKDNLAGAGQGMAVGIQTLETGVFGGIIVGIAAAALHNKYNKIQLPQVLGFFGGSRFIPIVVSFASIFVGAILFLIWPYFQALINGLGSVVTGTGEIGTLFYGFILRMLGPLGLHHIFYLPFWQTALGGTLEIGGKLVSGTQNIFFAQLGDPSTEQYYEGVSRFMSGRFITMMFGLPGAALAIYHCSKKKNRKVVAGILLSAALTSFLTGITEPLEFSFLFVAPLLYLVHAIFDGFAFMMADIFNITVGQTFSGGFIDFILFGILQGADKTNWPYVLMVGIPWFFLYYFTFKFLIRKKNFKVLGREDEEQAAEQVSATDRAKTIVEGLGGINNIDIVDCCATRLRVTVKDDSMVKEDIIKQTGSKGIVQKGTGVQIIYGPQVTIVKNEIEEYLGQ